Proteins from one Juglans microcarpa x Juglans regia isolate MS1-56 chromosome 6S, Jm3101_v1.0, whole genome shotgun sequence genomic window:
- the LOC121236869 gene encoding uncharacterized protein LOC121236869 isoform X2 has protein sequence MAFSITAKNKGCKDENNGGVQLLNGGNRLEDLEMNSRGEEMDGSIRQYSDLDSPSNSPTSEIGSVLGAADSGTNFTGSSSSGSSSSGGSCSGCITEDEEGGGEDDGCLDDWEAVADALAADEDGKGQSQNPCSESPPQGDSVGQVVSLIQVTDNSMGLGGGIPKPDCPKTVPGAWGNSRAWRPDDAFRPESLPNLSKQQSLPNPHRHYGGGIAWACNSAVPAPSSCPVCYEDLDFTDSSFLPCLCGFRLCLFCHKRILEEDGRCPGCRKPYENPVEVEASVNGGSLTFRLARSCSMITRS, from the exons ATGGCTTTCTCAAT TACAGCAAAGAACAAGGGATGCAAGGATGAAAACAACGGCGGCGTTCAGCTCCTCAATGGGGGCAACCGGTTGGaggatttagagatgaattcCAGAGGCGAAGAGATGGATGGATCGATTCGTCAATACAGCGATTTGGATTCGCCGTCGAACAGTCCCACCAGCGAGATTGGTAGCGTATTAGGCGCTGCCGACTCGGGAACAAACTTCACTGGCAGTAGCAGCAGTGGCAGCAGTAGCAGTGGTGGTAGCTGTTCCGGGTGCATTACAGAAGATGAGGAAGGAGGAGGGGAAGATGATGGGTGTTTGGACGATTGGGAGGCCGTGGCAGATGCTTTAGCGGCTGACGAGGACGGCAAGGGCCAAAGCCAAAACCCGTGTTCCGAATCGCCTCCTCAGGGGGACTCCGTTGGTCAAGTGGTTTCTCTGATCCAAGTGACGGATAACAGCATGGGCTTAGGAGGGGGGATTCCGAAGCCGGATTGTCCGAAAACGGTTCCTGGGGCATGGGGGAACAGCCGGGCGTGGAGGCCTGACGATGCATTTCGACCTGAGAGTTTGCCCAATTTGTCTAAGCAGCAAAGCTTGCCTAATCCGCACCGGCATTATGGCGGAGGGATCGCGTGGGCTTGTAACAGTGCGGTGCCTGCGCCGTCTTCGTGTCCTGTATGCTATGAGGATTTGGATTTCACGGACTCGAGCTTTTTACCTTGCTTGTGCGGGTTTCGGCTCTGCCTTTTCTGCCACAAGAGGATTCTTGAGGAGGATGGTCGCTGCCCTGGCTGCAGGAAGCCGTATGAGAATCCTGTCGAAGTGGAGGCAAGTGTTAATGGGGGCAGTCTGACATTCCGGCTGGCTCGTTCTTGCAGCATGATCACAAGGTCTTAG
- the LOC121236869 gene encoding uncharacterized protein LOC121236869 isoform X1, translating into MVSDSITTASIPPAQNARDFGKKKRAHRSAKLKQCKLDARREQWLSQSKNKGCKDENNGGVQLLNGGNRLEDLEMNSRGEEMDGSIRQYSDLDSPSNSPTSEIGSVLGAADSGTNFTGSSSSGSSSSGGSCSGCITEDEEGGGEDDGCLDDWEAVADALAADEDGKGQSQNPCSESPPQGDSVGQVVSLIQVTDNSMGLGGGIPKPDCPKTVPGAWGNSRAWRPDDAFRPESLPNLSKQQSLPNPHRHYGGGIAWACNSAVPAPSSCPVCYEDLDFTDSSFLPCLCGFRLCLFCHKRILEEDGRCPGCRKPYENPVEVEASVNGGSLTFRLARSCSMITRS; encoded by the exons ATGGTTTCCGACTCGATCACCACCGCTTCGATTCCACCAGCCCAAAACGCCAGGGATTTTGGCAAGAAGAAAAGG GCCCATAGGTCAGCCAAATTGAAGCAGTGCAAGCTCGACGCTCGTCGCGAGCAATGGCTTTCTCAAT CAAAGAACAAGGGATGCAAGGATGAAAACAACGGCGGCGTTCAGCTCCTCAATGGGGGCAACCGGTTGGaggatttagagatgaattcCAGAGGCGAAGAGATGGATGGATCGATTCGTCAATACAGCGATTTGGATTCGCCGTCGAACAGTCCCACCAGCGAGATTGGTAGCGTATTAGGCGCTGCCGACTCGGGAACAAACTTCACTGGCAGTAGCAGCAGTGGCAGCAGTAGCAGTGGTGGTAGCTGTTCCGGGTGCATTACAGAAGATGAGGAAGGAGGAGGGGAAGATGATGGGTGTTTGGACGATTGGGAGGCCGTGGCAGATGCTTTAGCGGCTGACGAGGACGGCAAGGGCCAAAGCCAAAACCCGTGTTCCGAATCGCCTCCTCAGGGGGACTCCGTTGGTCAAGTGGTTTCTCTGATCCAAGTGACGGATAACAGCATGGGCTTAGGAGGGGGGATTCCGAAGCCGGATTGTCCGAAAACGGTTCCTGGGGCATGGGGGAACAGCCGGGCGTGGAGGCCTGACGATGCATTTCGACCTGAGAGTTTGCCCAATTTGTCTAAGCAGCAAAGCTTGCCTAATCCGCACCGGCATTATGGCGGAGGGATCGCGTGGGCTTGTAACAGTGCGGTGCCTGCGCCGTCTTCGTGTCCTGTATGCTATGAGGATTTGGATTTCACGGACTCGAGCTTTTTACCTTGCTTGTGCGGGTTTCGGCTCTGCCTTTTCTGCCACAAGAGGATTCTTGAGGAGGATGGTCGCTGCCCTGGCTGCAGGAAGCCGTATGAGAATCCTGTCGAAGTGGAGGCAAGTGTTAATGGGGGCAGTCTGACATTCCGGCTGGCTCGTTCTTGCAGCATGATCACAAGGTCTTAG